A region from the Gossypium hirsutum isolate 1008001.06 chromosome A08, Gossypium_hirsutum_v2.1, whole genome shotgun sequence genome encodes:
- the LOC107895758 gene encoding uncharacterized protein translates to MGRKSLFALRMMNTWLTLSENKNKVRLIRDCLKVASDRRKSYADLKRKDIEYSVGDYLFFKILKCVGSVAYQLQQPLELDCIHDVFHVLMLRRYQSDPSHVVSAEEIEIRPNLTFEEELV, encoded by the exons ATGggtagaaaatccttgtttgctctGAGAATGATGAATACGTGGTTGACTTTGTCTGAGAACAAAAATAAGGTTAGACTAATTCGAGATTGTCTGAAAGTGGCTTCTGATAGAAGGAAGTCCTATGCGGATCTGAAAAGGAAagatattgagtactctgtgggtgactACTTGTTTTTCAAg ATTCTGAAGTGTGTGGGATCGGTAGCTTATCAGTTGCAGCAACCTCTAGAGTTGGACTGTAtccatgatgttttccatgtcttGATGTTGCGGCGGTATCAGTCTGATCCATCTCACGTTGTGTCTGCTGAGGAGATTGAGATCAGACCgaatttgacttttgaggaggagctagTTTAG